From Terriglobia bacterium, one genomic window encodes:
- the nuoH gene encoding NADH-quinone oxidoreductase subunit NuoH encodes MVEFFLIPAAQILIIFLVLVLFVAYTTYLERKVVAFMQVRLGPMRVGPYGLLQPIADAVKLMFKEDIIPAGADKWLFMFAPVITMIPAFAVFSVIPFSDSHTTVFGYPVHLYITDVNVGILFVLALSSIGVFGIILGGWASNSKYPLLGSLRSAAQMVSYEVAMGFAIVSVLIYSRSLSMIDIVNAQKDMGWWFAIIQPVGFLIYLICGVAETNRAPFDLPEAESELVAGFHTEYSGFRFAIYFLAEYANMILISSIAVTLFWGGWLSPFPNVKALSFLQVVPGVVWFFLKVYFFIYLYIWLRATLPRFRYDQLMRVGWKYLIPISIGNVILTAVLRLYFRT; translated from the coding sequence ATGGTTGAATTTTTCCTGATTCCTGCGGCGCAAATCCTCATCATCTTCCTGGTCCTCGTGCTCTTTGTGGCATACACCACATATCTCGAGCGGAAGGTGGTGGCGTTCATGCAGGTCCGCCTCGGCCCCATGCGCGTCGGTCCATACGGGCTGCTACAGCCCATCGCCGATGCCGTGAAGCTGATGTTCAAGGAAGATATCATTCCGGCGGGGGCCGACAAGTGGCTCTTCATGTTTGCCCCGGTGATCACGATGATTCCGGCCTTTGCGGTCTTCTCCGTGATCCCCTTCAGCGACAGCCATACCACGGTGTTTGGATATCCGGTTCATCTCTACATCACGGATGTCAACGTGGGAATCCTGTTTGTTCTCGCCTTGTCCTCGATTGGGGTGTTCGGGATCATCCTGGGGGGATGGGCATCGAACTCCAAATATCCCTTGCTCGGCTCACTGCGCTCCGCTGCCCAGATGGTGAGCTATGAAGTGGCCATGGGTTTTGCCATCGTCAGCGTCCTGATTTACTCGCGCTCGCTCTCCATGATCGACATCGTGAATGCCCAGAAGGACATGGGATGGTGGTTCGCGATCATTCAGCCCGTCGGGTTTCTTATTTATCTGATTTGCGGGGTGGCTGAAACCAACCGGGCCCCTTTTGATCTCCCCGAAGCTGAGTCGGAACTGGTGGCCGGGTTTCACACCGAGTACAGCGGGTTCCGGTTCGCCATCTATTTCCTGGCGGAATACGCCAACATGATCTTGATCTCTTCGATTGCTGTAACACTCTTCTGGGGAGGATGGTTGTCGCCCTTCCCGAACGTTAAGGCCCTCTCCTTCCTGCAGGTGGTTCCGGGGGTGGTCTGGTTCTTTTTGAAGGTATATTTCTTCATCTATTTGTATATCTGGTTGCGGGCCACGCTGCCGCGTTTTCGTTATGACCAGTTGATGAGGGTGGGATGGAAATACCTGATCCCGATTTCGATCGGAAATGTCATCCTGACAGCGGTTCTTAGGTTATACTTTCGCACTTAG